A portion of the Algisphaera agarilytica genome contains these proteins:
- a CDS encoding prepilin-type N-terminal cleavage/methylation domain-containing protein, whose amino-acid sequence MKPSPVQCAPRARPGGFSMIELIVVLLLLGLTSALAAASLRGTKSVFDNALLKQQLVDFDQRVRQRARLAGDIREVTLDLGGGTLREQAEGEAKTSPLRWSTSEQHARVVAVWTPSTGWVRRGEVTWRCSGDAVMPTYALELSAASGDERWLIAGVSGQWTPLDTDGRRGEAVLDALRVVGDG is encoded by the coding sequence GTGAAACCAAGCCCGGTCCAATGCGCACCCCGGGCCCGGCCCGGCGGGTTCAGCATGATCGAGTTGATCGTGGTGTTGCTGTTGCTCGGACTGACCTCGGCCCTCGCGGCGGCGTCGCTGCGGGGTACGAAGAGCGTGTTCGACAACGCGCTGCTCAAGCAACAGCTGGTGGACTTCGACCAGCGCGTGCGCCAACGCGCCCGACTCGCCGGAGACATCCGTGAAGTCACGCTGGACCTGGGCGGCGGCACTTTGCGCGAACAAGCGGAGGGCGAGGCGAAAACGAGTCCGCTGCGTTGGTCCACCAGCGAGCAGCACGCGCGGGTCGTCGCGGTGTGGACGCCGTCAACGGGTTGGGTGCGCCGCGGCGAGGTGACTTGGCGATGCTCGGGCGACGCGGTGATGCCGACGTATGCGTTGGAACTCTCCGCGGCCAGCGGAGATGAGCGGTGGCTGATCGCGGGGGTGAGCGGGCAGTGGACGCCGTTGGATACCGACGGCCGACGGGGTGAAGCGGTGCTCGATGCGCTGAGGGTGGTGGG
- the gspG gene encoding type II secretion system major pseudopilin GspG yields MGFDRKNRHRQPGGFSLIEIMVVLVIIGLLAGLVGLNVRGHLVRAKVTATQVEIKTLEDALTDFYTVYGRYPTNQEGLEILFRATDKLPEPIIANGDLLDAWNREYLYNQPGPNGPYEVISLGADGMQGGENADADISSDDNDAEVGQ; encoded by the coding sequence ATGGGATTTGATCGGAAAAACAGACATCGCCAACCGGGCGGCTTTTCGCTTATCGAGATCATGGTCGTGCTGGTCATCATCGGCCTGCTGGCGGGTCTGGTCGGGTTGAACGTGCGCGGCCACCTCGTCCGCGCCAAAGTCACCGCGACGCAGGTCGAGATCAAGACGCTTGAAGATGCGCTGACGGATTTCTACACCGTCTACGGCCGATACCCCACCAACCAGGAAGGGCTGGAGATCTTGTTCCGCGCCACGGACAAGCTGCCCGAGCCGATCATCGCCAACGGGGATCTGCTCGACGCCTGGAACCGCGAGTACCTCTACAACCAGCCAGGGCCCAACGGTCCGTACGAAGTGATCAGCCTCGGTGCAGACGGCATGCAGGGCGGCGAGAACGCGGACGCCGACATCAGCAGCGACGACAACGACGCCGAGGTCGGCCAGTGA
- a CDS encoding type II secretion system F family protein, whose amino-acid sequence MPVYSYIAFKGRARETGTLVADTARDARDQLRDRGLDLRSLEAYQKKQRDDAEAKESRLSSWRLPTLRKPDIAGFLQELATLIEVGVSVLEALDVLIQQQPARASRFKAVLQGVRDRVASGGSLADAMESARLSTGRKVFDDATVAMVRVGQETGRLNVVLERVADYQERRSTMKNRLLGALTYPVVVGVFGLGVCLFLMTYVVPDILEALSDTGRPLPGPTRIVKGFSDALINHGLWIGLVALLVVIVVAAVLRQPKGRRWFDRSLLALPILGEIERKQSVVRLAFVLSTLLRSGVSFERGLGIARRAVRNRELGDALERCEEAVHEGRDLGPALEQTRAFPPAMVKVFGLGQESGRLAELLERLAASYDRQVVSLTTRLTALVEPVLIVLLALLVGLIAFATLLPILEIGNGI is encoded by the coding sequence ATGCCGGTGTATTCCTACATCGCGTTCAAGGGCAGGGCGCGGGAGACGGGAACCCTCGTGGCCGACACCGCGCGGGATGCACGGGATCAGCTGCGTGACCGCGGGTTGGACCTGCGTTCGCTCGAGGCGTATCAGAAGAAGCAGCGGGACGACGCCGAGGCGAAAGAGTCGCGGTTGTCGTCGTGGCGCTTGCCCACGCTGCGCAAGCCGGACATCGCGGGGTTCTTGCAAGAGCTGGCGACGCTGATCGAGGTCGGCGTGTCGGTGTTGGAGGCGCTGGATGTGCTGATCCAGCAGCAGCCCGCGCGGGCGTCGCGGTTCAAAGCGGTGCTGCAGGGCGTGCGCGACCGTGTCGCGTCCGGCGGATCGTTGGCCGACGCGATGGAATCGGCCCGCCTGTCGACCGGTCGCAAGGTGTTCGACGACGCGACCGTGGCGATGGTCCGCGTCGGGCAGGAGACCGGCCGGCTCAACGTCGTGCTCGAACGCGTCGCCGACTATCAGGAACGGCGGTCCACGATGAAGAACCGCCTACTGGGCGCGTTGACGTATCCGGTGGTCGTGGGAGTGTTCGGGCTGGGCGTGTGCTTGTTCCTGATGACGTATGTGGTGCCGGACATATTGGAGGCGTTATCCGATACCGGCCGACCGCTGCCTGGGCCGACGCGGATTGTGAAGGGATTCAGCGATGCGCTGATCAATCATGGCCTGTGGATTGGCCTCGTCGCGTTGCTCGTGGTGATTGTTGTCGCGGCGGTTTTGCGGCAGCCCAAAGGGCGGCGGTGGTTTGATCGCAGCTTGCTGGCGCTTCCGATCCTGGGCGAAATCGAACGAAAACAGTCGGTGGTGCGGTTGGCGTTTGTGTTGTCGACCTTGCTGCGCAGCGGCGTGAGTTTTGAGCGAGGTCTGGGCATCGCGCGGCGGGCGGTGCGTAACCGAGAACTCGGCGATGCGTTGGAGCGTTGCGAGGAAGCGGTCCACGAAGGCCGAGACCTGGGGCCTGCGCTCGAACAAACACGGGCGTTTCCCCCCGCCATGGTCAAGGTGTTTGGCCTGGGCCAGGAGAGCGGGCGATTGGCGGAACTGCTCGAGCGCCTGGCGGCGAGCTACGACCGCCAGGTCGTGTCGTTGACCACCCGGCTGACCGCGTTGGTCGAGCCGGTGTTGATTGTGTTGTTGGCGTTGTTGGTGGGCCTGATCGCGTTCGCCACGCTGCTGCCCATTTTGGAGATCGGCAATGGGATTTGA